The DNA segment TCTGAATGAGGACGTCAGAGGGAAGAAGAGCACTGTGGCTGCAGGACGGAGGGCAGGAGAGAACTTGTTCACTTCTTTGTTTCCTCTTTGGAGTGGTGTTCTGTCCTTGAGAGCCTGAGTCAAGTGGCTCTGCCACAGTGCTGGACTCTGCAGCAGTGGAGCTTCCCAGAGACTTCATGATGCGATCGTACCTGCTCTTCCACTCCCGCTGGATCACCTCTGATCAGCaacagaagcttcagaagaaTGCCAGAAGACATCAAAAGAACATGAAAACGTGATACCGTTAATTTTAGCCGACAGCCAGCTGCAGGCCTTTTTTGTCGCCAGGTGCTTAGTGATGTTCTCGGCGGTGGTCAAAACCTGAGAGGAAACGGTTGACACTTGAGAAACTCAAAAATGAAGGCGATTTTCAGCTTTGAGAAACGTACGGCAGCAGAGGTCTCATCAGGGAGCAGGATCCGGATCGCCTCCGGGCTCTTCTCACTGCAAAAACTGCACACAAGCCCAGGCCTCACTGGTTAACCAACTACTGGGGAGGTCATGCAGCAGACGGCCGTCATGCCAGTACCTCATAGCTCGGCTCAGAGCCTCCATGCCTGCCTCACACAGCTGTGTGCAGATGACATCTTTCAGTTTGACAGGATCGGACTTCGTGGACTCGAGTCCCTCCCTCAGCATCTTCTCACCCTTCTCCAACAACTCGCTGAATAAAGTAGCTCTGTTGGGCAGACATAGTGTGAACAGGTGGACGTTGACAGTGAAGGGCACACTCAGTCACAGTAGAAGAAAGTGGAGCACAAGAGGACGCCTACTTCATATGCTTGACTGCGTTGGAACCAACCCGCTCAGCGACAAACTCCACGGTGCGCCGCAGAGATGGTGGCTGGTTATGAAAGAAGGCTTCCTCTAGGTCCTCCTTAAGGATGGAAAACATTTTGTAAGCCTTGCACAGCCCCTTTACCCAACACTGATCCATACCTGGAGCTTGTGCTGGTATCGAATCAAACACGGCGGATCTCGATGCTCGGCTGAGGTGGGGGTGATTTTCCGGATGATTCCTCCGCTCTTTGACGTGCTTCCGGACACGAACGCAGCGAGGAGTTTCCGGAACTCTCCTGGAGCCACGAAGCAATTCATCGAATtcatttaaacagaaaatataacTAAGAATGaccatgaaaatattttaccCAGAAACGGACAGCAGGTGTAAAGAAGCTGCTGATCCACCAAAGGAATACAGTcctaaaaaagaagaaaaaaacactaatATATAAAAAACCAAAGATGTTCAGGATGTTATGATGACTGAAGCCAGAAGACATACAAGTCCAGACGCACTGGAGTCTTTCTCCAGCTCAGCCTTGATGGTGAACTCATTGGTAAAGAAAATGTCCTCAGGAATCACAGGGATCTACAGAGTCATATCAAGAGGCATCTGTGAAAAAGTCTGCAAGCATGAATTTCCTCTTTCATGAGTACCTGGAAGAGCCATCCCAACAtggacaccagcagcagcttgttCAGGTAGCACATCTCCCCACAACTGCTGAGCAACAAGCTCCTGAAAAGACACGTTAGCTGCGTCACCACAAAACGTGACTTGTGTGATGGAAGAGAAAACTACACACTTGTAGAGAAGGAGCAAGGAGCCCAACACGGTTCTGTAGCAGTCCAGAAACGGGCCGATGAAGTCGAGCATGGAGAGGAACTCCACCAGCCAGGGCACAGTAAGAATAGTACGCTTCCTCCTCACACTGTTTTTCAGCACAGCACAGacatccagaactggaacgctcTGTTTCAGAGAGGAATCATAGTGAGCCTGGGGAATGACTCACTGGGAAAAGTTGTCACCTTGCTGCGGAGAGCGATGGCGGTCTCCTGAATCTCCTTGGAGGTTTTCTCTGAAGTTTGGTACGGAAGGAACGAGATGAAGCCCATGAATTTTGCCAGAAGACGAGCGAGCAGCAGAACCGAGGTGAAGCGCTGCTTGTCATCCTGACCAGGACGGAGTTTGCTTAGATCATTCTGCTGTCGCGTGTCAACAGGCCGCCATTTTCACCATAACAACCTGCTGCTCCATGTCTCCATCTTGCTCAGGCGCGGTGTCCCCGGCAGATGTGTTACCGATCAGGATGGAGACTTCATCCAGCTGTAAGAGCTGCTGACACAAGCTGTCCTGCAGATGCTGGTTCAGCTGACAACTGGGTCAGAAGGAAAAGAATATAAATGACTAAGGGTGAGCATTAACATGAGTGTGAGTCCTACCAGCTGGCCGTCTGAAGGAAATCCCTGAAGAACTCCTGGTGGCCCGGGAAGGACGGAGGAGGGCACGGCCCCGAAACGCCCTGAGGCTGGATGAGACGCTCTTCGAGTCGCTTGAGACGGCCGAGACTTTCCGCTCCCACGATGCCCAGCAAATCAGCATCAGGCTGGTCCCCCGCGGAGCCACTCACTCTGGGGCCCTTACACATCTGCAACATATCTGGAACGTTGGCATTGCAACGTACAGAGCACAGCCCTCCTCACGCACACACCTACCTGAATGAGCTGCTTCAGGAAGAGACGGGCGAAATGGGAATGGTTTCCTGCGGACGTCAACTGACTCATCATTcctctggagaaaaaaaaaaaaagaggtctcAGAACAGACCCAGCCGACATCTTATTCATGAACTTGCCTAATCCGACTCCCAAGAGCAGCATCAAAGCTCCAGGCTGGCTCCTTGTGGAAGTCCTCCCACTCTCGCAGCACCTCATAGAACATGTCCCTGAGGCAGAAGATCAAGTGTCACTTGTCTTGGACCTAATTACCAATGAGCATGCGCCATCTTTGCTCAGTCTTCTGTGCCCTTAAACTTAACAATGAAGAGTTTCCAgaccaaaaaaaatatattcctcAGTTCAACATAAAATAACAcctttgttttttgaaagtgtGGAAGGCACGGTCACTGTTGAAGTTGGAGCGGTTGTCAGTCGCAGGCTGGAAGGGTACTGAGTGGATGAAAGTAGAAACTGAAGGAGAAATCTGGGGAGgaacacatgaacacattgGTATTGAATTAGCATGCTTAAACAACATTCTGGGTTACCGTGGCAGCGCTTTGATCCTGCGCCAGAGTCAAACGGTCCCTGAAATCTGGAGCAAAAGATGCCACTCTCTCGTTCTCCGCCAGCAGACGCAGCGTGCATTTGTCTAACTGAGCGATCAGCCTGAAAAAAAGCAACTCACTTCACACTCCACGACGCACAGGTGTTGGCTTCACTATAGAGAGTAACTCACTGAAACTGATTCTCCAGGACCTGGATCGCAAAATACACACAGTTGTGTACTTGTCTTAAGTAACACCTCTCCAGGACATCTGGAGACGAAAAGGCATGGGATTGTAAGGTTTTAAAAGAAATACATAAATGGAaattataaaatgaataaaaaaacaggcACCTGCATTTGCAGCACAGAAACTGTCCTGGTCATCAGCATCATGGTTGTGAGGAGACTGAGACGTGAGAAGCTGCATCACAAAAAACAGCTCCACAAAAATGTTGGGTACCaagttttctgaaaaaaaaaagaagtgttttaGTAAAGAAAAAGTTAGACATTTGAGGGCTCTTTGTAGACATCTGCAGATCTAGATACAGTAGATATGGACTCCAGTAGACAACCGaagacacaaaatacacaaacctGCTCAAGTGTTGAGGCCAACTCACCAAAATTATTAAGAGCAAGACTTTGAGGGGACGAGACAGAGTCAAACGTCAggttttcatcatgaaaaataaacttATGTGATGTTTGTTAGTTGCTGTGATGAGAAGCATAAGaactcaaatatttaaaaacacatgtacacaaatggaaataaagcaaactaaataaatgttcCATTTAGAGCTAGTCAAACACTCTGAGCAGGTGATCTTTCCCCTCTTCTCTGTGGCGAACACCACGATGAAGCTTCATTCAGAgtgccattatttttttattcattttgtacACACAACTAACCAAAACTGCTCACTTGTTTTAGAAAATGTTGTTTactgacaaaaagaaaaatcattgaAATACAGTAGTGGTTTAGACAAAAAGTCCTGACTCCAACTCGAGACTAACCCTACCATCCACTATAAATGTAGTCAGTTCCGCGGCAATACAAGGACCTAAAAATATGACtataaattcaataaaagccTTTTTCTTTGATAACACTGGTGTTTGCTACTCAGAATGGTGGCgtctacacacacagacacacacacaaaataaataaataaataaataaaataccagAAATGCAGGTACAGTAGAGCTCTGCAAGGAGATCCAACTCAGAGGCAAAGGTGACTTTGGTTGGTTCTGGAGAAGGTCGTTGAAGATCAGGTGTATTCTTTAGGGGAAAATAAACAAGAGAGTCAGACTATTCACACAATTAAACACACTACAAAGATTCAGTGGGAAACTGGCTGAATATATGGGACTTGAACAGTGGCCTCAGTGACTATACATTTTCCAGGAGGCCAAGTACTGCAGTGAAACCCAGGGATACTTCGACCACCTGTGCTTGTCTTAACAGATATGAGTTCAACACCTGTATGCTAAAGGAACGTATAATGGTAGTGTCACATCTTACGCTTGTCTTCAACTAATCCGTGCCTATAAATATAGAAGGTTCCACCATCGAATTAATGATGaagttttgaataaaaatataaatacatggcGAGTGTACAAATGTAAGATATGATGTTGCCACTCATGCCTCCTCTAGACAAAAAGCATGTAAACATTACCTTAGATCCTGTCCTAAGTCCAGACTTTGTGGGCGTGCTAGGGTCTGGTTTTAGTGGAGAGCAAACCTCGTGCGCCCGTTTGGACCTGAGAAACGTGGACGAGATATTAAAGTACAAGCCAAGTTAAGAGACAAGCGTGAGGATGTTAATAAACCTACTTTTCCATCTTGAGGAGCTCTCTCTCTTCTTTGAGACTCAAAGGGCTGGTCACTATCATGGAAGACTTCTCCAGCACCCCATCGCCCACTGGTGGACTCGTGGCTTTGGTGAACGGAGTTGAAGTGAAACAGGTCTTTGGTTTAGAATGTGGTCGCTCTGCGCTCACTGGCGTGGGGTTGATTCTCCGAGAAGGTTTGGAGCTCCTGTGAGAAAGAGACACTGCTATGAAGATTATAAATACTTTGAAATATATGAAGGAAAATGTGACATGACACTTACGAAAGAGAACCAGGAGAAGCTCCAACGGGAGGGAAGTCTTCCAGGTTGTTAAAGTTAAGCTGGCCCACAGCCGGTGGTGACACCTGCTCCATGATTCTATTGAACCCTCCTCGACTTGATCTCCTCCCACCACTCTCCCACCGTCCTGCCTCATCCCCATGATGCCCCCCTCGCCCACCTCCATGTCTTAGTTGACCTCCACTAGCAGGTCCCCCACTAGTTCTCCTCCGTCCCTTTTGAGGCTGAAAGCTGGGGCTGTGCTGCTGGTCAGGAGGGGAAAGCATGTAGTCGCCGAGACTGATGCGCCCACTGGGCCGGCGGTCGGACCCGGTATGTCTGAAAGCTGGACTCGAcgctgaggagaaggaggggcTGCTGAAGGCACTGAGGCCACTCGCACCGTGACTCGACTCCCACTCGGTTCCGGGAGACACCGCAGGCCCAGGAGAGAATAGCTGCACACGACTTGCACTCCGAGAGCCGGCGGCGCTGCCAGCTGATCTGCAGCCTCTTCGGTCGGACTCTGCATGATTGGCGGTTCTGGTCCGGCTCGGGGTCTTGGCAGGCGTGGCGGGTCCATGTGTGAGGGCTTGGCTGCTCTGATCTCGAAGGAAGTTCAGAAGAAATGGGACGAACTCCTGCTTATGAGCCGTTATGTCAACCTCACTGAAAACCAAGCGTTCACCCTCCGGCTGAAAGGGACACAAGCATGTTGTCATCAAACAATATGAATATCCGGCGGAAACTATAACTGCTCATGAACTAACTACACTTGAGTAAACTTGAGCAACACCTGGCTATCAGTGTCATAATAAAGCGTGGAGTATAATGCATTTAGCTTGAAACCAACGCGTTGAACAACAATAAATTCCAAAGTCATGATTTTCAATTCAAAACGCGTCTGAAAACAGTTGTCGATGTGGCATACATCAACTAAGCAAGTGTTAGCTGTCAGGCTAAAAGTTAAGTTTACAAACACGTGAGAGCAATGTCATCTGTTTACAAGCAATATACATAAACGCGCTGCTATCGAAGGATGCGGTCGTGTCCCGAGAGATACTACGCACCTGTTTTAACCAGTCCAAGACCTTGTTCACGTCCACTTTTCTCAGAAGCAGCGATTCCAAAAGAGCCGCCATTCTGTAGCGATTGTCAGCAGGCAGGCGGGGTCAGTGACCACGCATGCGCAATCGGATATGACGTATGAACATACGTCCGAAGCCAAATTCAGCCTGAAGTATCACTGCGAGAAATGAGACCAGTTGCCGAACGAAAAGTTTATTTGtgcaatattatattatttaatattacaTAAATAATATACAGAAAATGATGTTAATCTGAACAACCATGCATTTGATTTATATGCATAGTTGTGGGCCAATAATTTGAAGGCTAAAATGCCCAGCTAACGTTCGTATTCACTAAAATAATAGGAATAAAATAACAGTAGGAATTAGTGTCAGTGCAAGTAATATAACAAAAACATTCGCTTTATGGTCACTTAAGATAATTATGGCGATCCTCAATCCAAAATGGATCAACACTTTAGAAGAACTCCCAAACTACCCGGCGGATCCATTAGAACATTTAAGGAGCTAATGTAGCATTGAATATGTTTATCCAATATAACATAAAAGGTATGTTACATTTGACACTCGAACGGTTTTCAAGTTGTCAATGCACATATTTCTTTCAGAAATACTTCGGGGTGAATTTGGTTTTGCTAGCATCACAGGTTTGTGCACATGCGTGGTCGCTGCATGTCTGCAGTGCTGCTCCAACCTCAGGAAATGTTTATATTTACAAGTTGACATAATGAAGGAAACACAAATGCTTCACATACATtttacttcagacaacttcatgtaaataaaaacgGATTCTATAAGAACCTCACATGTATTTGACAGCACATAAACAAGTGCAAAAATGTCTTGGTGATGCTGACAGGAGTAAAAAACACAGAATTCCTTCACgatttatgttgtttttttctcagcgGGACCAGTTTAGAAGATCATTCTGGCCAGTTCGAACAGAACCTGGGAGGTAAAGAAACAATACATGAGGTAATTTATTCGCTGGAACTACAAGCCACCTGCTTCAACGTCCTCGTACCTCAATAGTGATGAGGATGACGATCATCCACTCCAGCCTGAAGCTGTGCTTCTCATTCAGGTGGCTCCTCATCAGGTCCGTCAGCTGAGTGCAGTGCTCCAGCTTCTCATTCATCACCTGAAGGATTGAACCCGTGTCGGATCAGAGGTGTCGCCACACACAGGTGGAGACGTGACACTGACATTGACTCGGCGGTTGATGCTGAGGAACTGACAGGTCTTCTCATACAGCTTCTCCAAATGCTCCCGGTCCCAGTAGAAGTCCGGCGTGATCAGAAGGTCCGACCTCAGGTTGATACAGTGTCTGTGAGGAGAGAATCACCTGTCCTGATGCAACCAGTCCAAATGAAAATTACCCCTCTTAAGACGCACCTGAGGGAGAAAAGCTCTCCGATCTTCTGCATGACTTCTGCCGACGACAGCTTGACTCTTTTGCCAGACTTCAGTGTCTGGGAAGGAGAGATGACCATTAACTTCCAGTGCTTCCAGTGTGTCCGAGGAGTATAAATTCACCTCTGGTATCGACTGGATTGACTCAACGAAGTTGTCCAAAAACACCTCCCATATGGCCAGTTTGACTGAGAAGCcacaaaacaattcaatatACATATTACAACACTTCATTTGGAATGAGTCTCACCAGACAAACTCAGCGCATTAGAGAAAGCAAACTTCTCCAGAACAGCTTCCTGGAGCTCCATTTTGTCACTTAAGAGAAAGTTTCCACACTCCAGTTTTGTGTTCCCTCTGTGGAGGGCAACACCCTGGTTAAAAAACATACACATCCGACGCACAACAACAGTGAAGTCACTTACTCCCCGAACATGTAGTTGATCTCTTCGTTCTCCCAGTGAACTAAAGCCACTTCGTACGGTTGAATCTCGTGATGCTCCAGTATTCTCAGCACCTTCTTCATCTGTGGAGGCATCGACACACTTTAGACACATTTGCAACACAGTCATGTTCAGTAGTAGGACAAACTTTTAGTCACCATTTTGTCCTCGACATTCCAGAACACCACGGAGCCTTcccttaaaaaaaaggaaaatatgaaCCATACAAAGAATTTGCCCTTTGAACTGCTCCAAAACACCCTCAGTTACTTGCTTTATTTAGTCCATCACTTCGAAATGCAAaattgatgataaaaaaaaaagaaatacatcatGTGTCTATGGTGAATACATTTTGACGGTGCTATAAGTCATCTATCCTGCAGCGTGTATATTGACAGAGCTCTGTGATGCTACTGCGACCTGCAGTCCGACAGCGATCATTGCCTTATATTTAACAGCAAGAATGCAGATAAACACATGTAGGACAACAATAACATTATCTGCTCCCTATTTGCGAGGTCTCTGGAAGCAGCTTGGTGGTTTCTCTTTTACTTGAAGTAAGTAAAAGAAGTGTCTCCAAGtctgctgtaaaaaaacaagtttatagTATTATATTGATATATCTTAATgacaaaatatacatttgtcGAGCTGTTAGGGACCATGACTGGGCCCCTGTGCCTCCTCACTCTAAAGCATGCCGACGTTCTGGTTACTCTACCTGAAAAAGAATATCAGGGCGCCGTCGTCTTGCTTGGCGATGGCCTCAGTGGAAATCACCAGGACGTTGGAGGCATCTGAAAGAAAGGATTAGTTCCTGTCAGTCACGGCCGATTTGTGGCTCCAGTTCCAGCCTGACCTCGGGGCAGATCGACCTCCTGGAAGCCATTTCCGACCAGATCATGGCCGAGGGTGGGGAGGTGGTACTGGTCAGCTGTGGAGTAGGCGATGCACCGCATCATGTCCTGCAGAGAGGGAACACTTGTGAAGAAGCTCAGTCATTCGTGAAGGTCCTCCACTCACCTTGCTCTCATCCAGAGGGGGCTGGTTGCTTCTGGATGGCTGCTTTGTCCTTGGACCTTTGGGGACTCTTTTTGCAGCTGCAGGTTTCAATGTCGACTTTAGCACTGGACTCACAATGTTGGTAGAATACAGACGCTTGTGTCCACTTTTGTTTCCAGTCAAAAGTCCAGAGCTGAAGGTCGCAACAGGGTCACAAGTCCTGGGTTCCGCTCTGTAGAGGAGAGCTCGAGAGGACAAAGGAGCTGAAGCAGAGAGACAGACTGGGATCCTTTGCACCAGTTGCTGACTTCCCAGTCTGGACCACAGTGTTCGGACCAGCATCTTCTCTGGGACGCCTACAAGCAAGGCATCAAGGAGCAGCTTGAATTAAAAGTCACTTTCTAGTGAGCAACAGTAGCAGTACTGGCAAACACGACCTGTGTTTGTCGACGTCCAAACTCGTTTAAGACTTCCGAAGAGCGAGATGTTGCTGATCTTCACGCTTCTTCATCCTGACAGACGGATCTTCTGCAACTTCCTGTTTGCATGACGTCATAATCTACCCCGCGATTTGACTCGCAGGCTACATTATATCGACAAGTCTATCTTACTTCAAAAGTATGATAACATCGGATAAATGTAATAACTTTAAAAATACAATCGATTAGATTTAATGAATATTAGAGCCGAGTCAGGACAATTTCGAGGATCTGCTGGGTGGCGATCTCATTTTCCATATCGCACATTACGGATTTAATAAGTCACATTTTTTTGCGCGCTCAGCTATTAATTACGTTGCCAATATATGTTTCGTATTTATGGCACACATTAATATTTCCGAGTTAAAAACATACTTGAATCAACGGTCATAAGCGTTACCGTTTCCCTGCGAGTCAAACTTCAGGGAAAAATCGAATGCCCTTCACAAACGCGAATGTTTCTTGCGCATTTACGAGTTCGATCTGGTTTGATCGATTCCACAGATTTTGCGTTCAACATTTTGAACCAATACATGGATGGCAGTGAACGACGGataagtttcatttattttcatgatttattaatgCCGCGCTGTATGTGCACAGCGCCCCAAGAGGCGAAGCGAAAATCACCGTAAAATATTGGGAAGAAAATCTGATATACATCATGCTGCTTTATGAATAGTTATATTGGTTATTattactaaaaaaaataaataattcattcatgtttttaaatatttgaaacacATCCTGTGGAAATAACTAAGAGACAAAAtccttaaacaaataaataaaaaagaaaatgactgtAGATGACTTTTAAACcattaaaaatcaatatattggTAAAAATGAATGGCTCCGATGTATTCCATCCCAGTGTCTTTCTAGTTAAATCCTCAAAGTCAGCTTTGTGGTTCCCTTCAAAAATCATATTTCCAAATGCAATATTTTCATCAATATTTGCTGATTTATGGGGCAttcatttgaataatttaaGGTATGCGCAGAAAAACAATAACTATCATGGGAAAGGCCAAAAGCAGCGCTGTAATGTGAGCGGAGAACAAAAATAAGGcgaatattttcatgtttaatcTGGTTACGTAAGCTGcagccaaataaaaacacaaatgtcacAAATTAGATTTGGCATTCATAGTTTATCACAGTCGCACATGATCCCCACATTATATACATAATATCATCTTGTACTGTTAGACATCTGCAGTGACAGtaatacaaaaaatacaatAGCGTTTATATCTTATTCTCTATGTCGgtccttaaaaaaataaaaggtttaCTGAGCGCAAATGGGAGTTAAAGGTTAATCTCATGTCGGATGAATCAAACCCACCACAGAAACAGATGAGTGAGAGAAGCACATGCTAGAAAACAAGTGACGTTGTTTATAGAAACGATTGTGTTGCGAGCAGGTTCACAGTTCCTCTTCTCAGCTTTGGTGCAGGTCAGTCCAGTCGGGTCGATCGACAGGTCGGTGGCCCGGCTACACCGGCGGGGGTCCGTTGGTGTAGCTGAGCATCGGGTAGAAGGAGTGGGCGAAGTTGTTGGACTGAGCGCAGTAGTCCTCCTGGGACATGGGCAGCAGGAAGGCGGAGACCAGGATCAGGAGCAGGACCAGTTGCAGGGGCAGCACCACCCACAGGGCCCGCCTCAGGAACCAGGACCGGGGCACCTCTGCCGGCTCAGAATGGAAGGAATCGGATCCATCGGCGCTGGGACACCTGCTCAAACACACACGGCAGGAcaccagggttttttttttcctctgcatcTCACAACAACACTGATCTCACTGGAACTCTTTCCGGATCCAAACAACATGAAGGAAGGTCAAGCAGAGTGTGTCTTGCTTCAGGCAACACCAGGACAGACTGACACCTCCATGCTGACTGACACCGGGTggaacacagtcacacacatctCCTCCAGACAAACATCTGACAGCTGCATTCTTCGGGGCGTTAGGGTTAGGCACAGTGGGCATGCTGCGGGTGACGTGTCGGTAAAGTTAGGACATGCCAAAGCGTCAGAGGCTGGAGCGGCTCTGGAGTCACGGCTAAAAGCTCTTCAGTTTGTTGCAGCGTGAAGCAGCACGGGTGAGAAAAAGCGCCACCAATCTTGAGCTCATGAATCCATCCAATACATGATGTAACATGGAAGCTCTTCATTGATCAGTCCAGGGCCCACCTGGTAGCCGGTCCTGGTCCTCTGCTGCCTGCGGCTCCGGGCACAGGGCGTCCTGAACTAGGACTTCCTTCTGTTAACAAGTGGGCCCTTCACTTTTGAAAAGCAAGTTGAGTTGCGTTTGTGCTTGAAAAGTGCTACATAATAGAAATCCAGTGTTTAAAacacacagcagatcatctgGAGCATCTTCCAGCAGATCTTCATGACCAGTCGAGGTCAGGAATCCACCCCAGTTTGTGTGAGTCATCCACTATCTGGAGGATCTTAGTTGTCAGGTAGAAGCTGAGACGGAGGAGGACGAGCTCCGTGAGAAGCCGATGTCGAGGTGCCATTACAAACTGTTGCGCTACAATATGGGAGCGATAATGAAAGGCAAAGTCCACCGGCAACACAACTAGAATTAGCATCCAGGCCTTGCTGCTTGTTTCTTCAGGAAACACTGCTCGACCAAAAATTGCAGCAACCTTGTCTGAGCACACGCTCACTGCTGCCGTCGGACCAGGTGTGACCCCACAATCCCCACCTCTGATCTGAAGAACAAAACCTATGCATGGGAACTTGACTTTCCTCGACCTTGAGTGCTCCCTCCTTCATGTCCCAGCATGCTTTGCAGGACTAAAAGGCGCCTCTGGCCTGTTATTTGGATGTTTTTCATGGCATTAGAGATGCGTTCATGTGTGACATTACTAGTGTAGTCAGTGGGGTTGGGCTTTTGCACTATGGGTTACAGTGAAAGTGCCAGACTTCGATACATCGGGACCTGAGAACAGCCACAGGGTCTGAGGGCCTGATCTCACTTCACCTGAATGAGCTATTGTTCAAACTTCATTTTTTAGCTGTCtttcaaacatatttttatgacAATTTAAATAATTCGTTTTTTCACCATCTGAATGTATTTTTCGGTGACAACTTATCAACATTCTAtgccatttattcattcaatatTTGTTAGACTTCTGAACtttaaaaaagtttatttttgaattttactggacacaaatgttgctttttttgtgaCATAATTTGTTATACATCTTTTGGACGTAAACATTTTTGTGCCCTTTATTTGTGAAATATTTGTTAGACTTCTATACTTTATATTTTTGTGAAAGttaattttttaatttgacacaaatataatttatttttagtcATCTGAACttgttcttattcttatt comes from the Synchiropus splendidus isolate RoL2022-P1 chromosome 16, RoL_Sspl_1.0, whole genome shotgun sequence genome and includes:
- the cdan1 gene encoding codanin-1, which encodes MAALLESLLLRKVDVNKVLDWLKQPEGERLVFSEVDITAHKQEFVPFLLNFLRDQSSQALTHGPATPAKTPSRTRTANHAESDRRGCRSAGSAAGSRSASRVQLFSPGPAVSPGTEWESSHGASGLSAFSSPSFSSASSPAFRHTGSDRRPSGRISLGDYMLSPPDQQHSPSFQPQKGRRRTSGGPASGGQLRHGGGRGGHHGDEAGRWESGGRRSSRGGFNRIMEQVSPPAVGQLNFNNLEDFPPVGASPGSLSSSKPSRRINPTPVSAERPHSKPKTCFTSTPFTKATSPPVGDGVLEKSSMIVTSPLSLKEERELLKMEKSKRAHEVCSPLKPDPSTPTKSGLRTGSKNTPDLQRPSPEPTKVTFASELDLLAELYCTCISENLVPNIFVELFFVMQLLTSQSPHNHDADDQDSFCAANADVLERCYLRQVHNCVYFAIQVLENQFQLIAQLDKCTLRLLAENERVASFAPDFRDRLTLAQDQSAATISPSVSTFIHSVPFQPATDNRSNFNSDRAFHTFKKQRDMFYEVLREWEDFHKEPAWSFDAALGSRIRGMMSQLTSAGNHSHFARLFLKQLIQMCKGPRVSGSAGDQPDADLLGIVGAESLGRLKRLEERLIQPQGVSGPCPPPSFPGHQEFFRDFLQTASCCQLNQHLQDSLCQQLLQLDEVSILIGNTSAGDTAPEQDGDMEQQDDKQRFTSVLLLARLLAKFMGFISFLPYQTSEKTSKEIQETAIALRSKSVPVLDVCAVLKNSVRRKRTILTVPWLVEFLSMLDFIGPFLDCYRTVLGSLLLLYKSLLLSSCGEMCYLNKLLLVSMLGWLFQIPVIPEDIFFTNEFTIKAELEKDSSASGLDCIPLVDQQLLYTCCPFLGEFRKLLAAFVSGSTSKSGGIIRKITPTSAEHRDPPCLIRYQHKLQEDLEEAFFHNQPPSLRRTVEFVAERVGSNAVKHMKATLFSELLEKGEKMLREGLESTKSDPVKLKDVICTQLCEAGMEALSRAMSFCSEKSPEAIRILLPDETSAAVLTTAENITKHLATKKACSWLSAKINEVIQREWKSRYDRIMKSLGSSTAAESSTVAEPLDSGSQGQNTTPKRKQRSEQVLSCPPSCSHSALLPSDVLIQIKDVLSVAVGPRTDEELPTGSQLKVMIRNAGETLACRKFSTTVSDQMILNTTVLLACKLVSAELPLISVSGPGDRDSGDEPSVSELLKLLVGLWEQDFCSSAPLHLLFSHVTVTAVLTGSDTEWNNYLCLIGLLDSRGLLSDQLVSQWQSLREQLIPAERQEKIQLPSQNPKLFLKLPNQKDLLQVSERTLEGAT
- the rmnd1 gene encoding required for meiotic nuclear division protein 1 homolog; protein product: MLVRTLWSRLGSQQLVQRIPVCLSASAPLSSRALLYRAEPRTCDPVATFSSGLLTGNKSGHKRLYSTNIVSPVLKSTLKPAAAKRVPKGPRTKQPSRSNQPPLDESKDMMRCIAYSTADQYHLPTLGHDLVGNGFQEVDLPRDASNVLVISTEAIAKQDDGALIFFFREGSVVFWNVEDKMMKKVLRILEHHEIQPYEVALVHWENEEINYMFGEGNTKLECGNFLLSDKMELQEAVLEKFAFSNALSLSVKLAIWEVFLDNFVESIQSIPETLKSGKRVKLSSAEVMQKIGELFSLRHCINLRSDLLITPDFYWDREHLEKLYEKTCQFLSINRRVNVMNEKLEHCTQLTDLMRSHLNEKHSFRLEWMIVILITIEVLFELARMIF